The DNA segment CCTCTCACTATTTTATATCCCATCATTTCAAGGGGAGTAGCTATTAACTCTCCATCTTTAGAAGGACTAGCAAGACCCACTTTTTTATCTAATTCCCCTAGACAAAATAGAGATATTGCCAATTTATTATGCCAAAATCCACATACATAAGTTTCTTTACTATCAATTTTTTCCTCTTCTATTATTCTTATTTTTAGAGTCATTTTTATAATTCTTAAAATAAAATATAACAATATTCCATAAAATTTATACATTTTATAATCTCCTAAAATCTTTATTTAAAACATTATTTAATCTTTTTTCATATACTAGATATTATATCATAATTTTAGTATTAAAAAAAGTGCCAATACATATATGCATTAACACTTTTTATGTTTCATTCTATAAGTTTTAATTAGAATAATCCTGGAATATTCATTCCTCCAGTTACAGATGACATTTCTTTTTCAGATAGCTCTTCTGCTTGTCTGATAACTTCAGTAACAGCTGAAAGAATTAAGTCTTCTAACATTTCTTTATCTTCTGCAGCTTCTTTTACTATCTCATCAGAAAGAGAAACACTTAAAACTTCCTTTTGACCATTAGCTTTTATAACTACTGCTCCTCCACCAACTGAAGATTCAACTTCTTTTTCTTTTAAACCTTCTTGAATTTTCAACATTTCTTGTTGCATAATTTGAGCTTTTTTTACTATATCCATTTGGTTTCCACCATTTTTAGCAGATTTTAATTTTCTAACCACTATATTCCCCCCTAATTTTTTATTCTTAAACTACTTTTTGATTATATCATAATTTTTAAAACTATTGAAATAAAATTTAAAATTTTGTATCTGTAGCATATAAAATAGGTCTTCTCAAAAGTTCTTCTTGTAATGTAAATTCTTTCATATTTTTAAATTCATTAATTAATAAATCATTTCCAATAATATCTTTAAATATATATTTTGGAAGTATTGTTTTTAATAAAGATTCAAATTTTTCTTGTCTTATTGTCTCTACAACTTTATAGTCATTTATATCTAACTTCAAAGCCAAGTCACTTATAGCTTTTTCCAAGCCCCCTATCTCATCAATAAGTCCTATTTCTTTTGCTTCACTTCCTAGCCAAACCCTTCCTCCAGCTATTTTTTCCACATCAGAAATTTTCATTTT comes from the Fusobacterium sp. IOR10 genome and includes:
- a CDS encoding YbaB/EbfC family nucleoid-associated protein, with product MVRKLKSAKNGGNQMDIVKKAQIMQQEMLKIQEGLKEKEVESSVGGGAVVIKANGQKEVLSVSLSDEIVKEAAEDKEMLEDLILSAVTEVIRQAEELSEKEMSSVTGGMNIPGLF